The Symphalangus syndactylus isolate Jambi chromosome 8, NHGRI_mSymSyn1-v2.1_pri, whole genome shotgun sequence genome includes a window with the following:
- the WDR20 gene encoding WD repeat-containing protein 20 isoform X8 → MWAGSCTSISTRGSARQSHEVGRTEILISVLTEAADLSKPIDKRIYKGTQPTCHDFNHLTATAESVSLLVGFSAGQVQLIDPIKKETSKLFNEENSCQHLWKVDWNEERQNEGSKTSEEALVTVQRLIDKSRVTCVRWVPGSESLFLVAHSSGNMYLYNVEHTCGTTAPHYQLLKQGESFAVHTCKSKSTRNPLLKWTVGEGALNEFAFSPDGKFLACVSQDGFLRVFNFDSVELHGTMKSYFGGLLCVCWSPDGKYIVTGGEDDLVTVWSFVDCRVIARGHGHKSWVSVVAFDPYTTSVEEGDPMEFSGSDEDFQDLLHFGRDRANSTQSRLSKRNSTDSRPVSVTYRFGSVGQDTQLCLWDLTEDILFPHQPLSRARTHTNVMNATSPPAGSNGNSVTTPGNSVPPPLPRSNSLPHSAVSNAGSKSSVMDGAIASGVSKFATLSLHDRKERHHEKDHKRNHSMGHISSKSSDKLNLVTKTKTDPAKTLGTPLCPRMEDVPLLEPLICKKIAHERLTVLIFLEDCIVTACQEGFICTWGRPGKVGSLSSPSQASSPGGTVV, encoded by the exons ACAATCCCATGAGGTTGGTAGAACAGAGATTCTCATCTCCGTTTTAACTGAG gCTGCTGACTTGAGTAAACCAATAGATAAAAGGATATACAAAGGAACACAGCCTACTTGTCATGACTTCAACCACCTAACAGCCACAGCAGAAAGTGTCTCTCTTCTAGTGGGCTTTTCCGCAGGCCAAGTCCAGCTTATAGACCCAATCAAAAAAGAAACTAGCAAACTTTTTAATGAGGAA AACTCTTGTCAGCACTTGTGGAAGGTGGATTGGAATGAAGAAAGACAGAATGAAGGTAGCAAGACCAGTGAGGAGGCTCTAGTAACTGTCCAG AGACTAATAGACAAGTCACGAGTTACCTGTGTCAGATGGGTTCCCGGTTCGGAAAGCCTTTTCCTAGTAGCCCACTCGAGTGGGAACATGTACTTGTATAATGTGGAGCACACTTGTGGCACCACAGCCCCCCACTACCAGCTTCTGAAGCAGGGAGAGAGCTTTGCCGTGCACACATGCAAGAGCAAATCCACGAGGAACCCTCTCCTTAAGTGGACGGTGGGCGAGGGGGCCCTCAACGAGTTTGCTTTCTCCCCAGATGGCAAGTTCTTAGCGTGCGTGAGCCAGGACGGGTTTCTGCGGGTGTTCAACTTTGACTCAGTGGAGCTGCACGGTACGATGAAAAGCTACTTTGGGGGCTTGCTGTGTGTGTGCTGGAGCCCGGATGGCAAGTACATCGTGACAGGTGGCGAGGACGACTTGGTGACAGTCTGGTCCTTTGTAGACTGCCGAGTAATAGCTAGAGGCCATGGGCACAAGTCCTGGGTCAGTGTTGTAGCGTTTGACCCTTATACCACTAGCGTAGAAGAAGGTGACCCTATGGAGTTTAGTGGCAGCGATGAGGACTTCCAAGACCTTCTTCATTTTGGCAGAGATCGAGCAAATAGTACACAGTCCAGGCTCTCCAAACGGAACTCTACAGACAGCCGCCCCGTAAGTGTCACGTATCGGTTTGGTTCCGTGGGCCAGGACACACAGCTCTGTTTATGGGACCTTACAGAAGATATCCTTTTCCCTCACCAACCCCTCTCAAGAGCAAGGACACACACAAATGTCATGAATGCCACGAGTCCTCCTGCTGGAAGCAATGGGAACAGTGTTACAACGCCCGGGAACTCTGTGCCCCCTCCTCTGCCACGGTCCAACAGCCTTCCACATTCAGCAGTCTCAAATGCTGGCAGCAAAAGCAGTGTCATGGACGGGGCCATTGCTTCTGGGGTCAGCAAATTTGCAACACTTTCACTACATGACCGGAAGGAGAGGCACCACGAGAAAGATCACAAGCGAAATCATAGCATGGGACACATTTCTAGCAAGAGCAGTGACAAACTGAATCTAGTTACCAAAACCAAAACGGACCCTGCGAAAACTTTGGGAACGCCCCTGTGTCCTCGAATGGAAGATGTTCCCTTGTTAGAGCCGCTGATATGTAAAAAGATAGCACATGAAAGACTGACTGTACTAATATTTCTTGAAGACTGTATAGTCACTGCTTGTCAGGAGGGATTTATTTGCACATGGGGAAGGCCTGGTAAAGTG
- the WDR20 gene encoding WD repeat-containing protein 20 isoform X11 produces MWAGSCTSISTRGSARQSHEVGRTEILISVLTEAADLSKPIDKRIYKGTQPTCHDFNHLTATAESVSLLVGFSAGQVQLIDPIKKETSKLFNEERLIDKSRVTCVRWVPGSESLFLVAHSSGNMYLYNVEHTCGTTAPHYQLLKQGESFAVHTCKSKSTRNPLLKWTVGEGALNEFAFSPDGKFLACVSQDGFLRVFNFDSVELHGTMKSYFGGLLCVCWSPDGKYIVTGGEDDLVTVWSFVDCRVIARGHGHKSWVSVVAFDPYTTSVEEGDPMEFSGSDEDFQDLLHFGRDRANSTQSRLSKRNSTDSRPVSVTYRFGSVGQDTQLCLWDLTEDILFPHQPLSRARTHTNVMNATSPPAGSNGNSVTTPGNSVPPPLPRSNSLPHSAVSNAGSKSSVMDGAIASGVSKFATLSLHDRKERHHEKDHKRNHSMGHISSKSSDKLNLVTKTKTDPAKTLGTPLCPRMEDVPLLEPLICKKIAHERLTVLIFLEDCIVTACQEGFICTWGRPGKVGSLSSPSQASSPGGTVV; encoded by the exons ACAATCCCATGAGGTTGGTAGAACAGAGATTCTCATCTCCGTTTTAACTGAG gCTGCTGACTTGAGTAAACCAATAGATAAAAGGATATACAAAGGAACACAGCCTACTTGTCATGACTTCAACCACCTAACAGCCACAGCAGAAAGTGTCTCTCTTCTAGTGGGCTTTTCCGCAGGCCAAGTCCAGCTTATAGACCCAATCAAAAAAGAAACTAGCAAACTTTTTAATGAGGAA AGACTAATAGACAAGTCACGAGTTACCTGTGTCAGATGGGTTCCCGGTTCGGAAAGCCTTTTCCTAGTAGCCCACTCGAGTGGGAACATGTACTTGTATAATGTGGAGCACACTTGTGGCACCACAGCCCCCCACTACCAGCTTCTGAAGCAGGGAGAGAGCTTTGCCGTGCACACATGCAAGAGCAAATCCACGAGGAACCCTCTCCTTAAGTGGACGGTGGGCGAGGGGGCCCTCAACGAGTTTGCTTTCTCCCCAGATGGCAAGTTCTTAGCGTGCGTGAGCCAGGACGGGTTTCTGCGGGTGTTCAACTTTGACTCAGTGGAGCTGCACGGTACGATGAAAAGCTACTTTGGGGGCTTGCTGTGTGTGTGCTGGAGCCCGGATGGCAAGTACATCGTGACAGGTGGCGAGGACGACTTGGTGACAGTCTGGTCCTTTGTAGACTGCCGAGTAATAGCTAGAGGCCATGGGCACAAGTCCTGGGTCAGTGTTGTAGCGTTTGACCCTTATACCACTAGCGTAGAAGAAGGTGACCCTATGGAGTTTAGTGGCAGCGATGAGGACTTCCAAGACCTTCTTCATTTTGGCAGAGATCGAGCAAATAGTACACAGTCCAGGCTCTCCAAACGGAACTCTACAGACAGCCGCCCCGTAAGTGTCACGTATCGGTTTGGTTCCGTGGGCCAGGACACACAGCTCTGTTTATGGGACCTTACAGAAGATATCCTTTTCCCTCACCAACCCCTCTCAAGAGCAAGGACACACACAAATGTCATGAATGCCACGAGTCCTCCTGCTGGAAGCAATGGGAACAGTGTTACAACGCCCGGGAACTCTGTGCCCCCTCCTCTGCCACGGTCCAACAGCCTTCCACATTCAGCAGTCTCAAATGCTGGCAGCAAAAGCAGTGTCATGGACGGGGCCATTGCTTCTGGGGTCAGCAAATTTGCAACACTTTCACTACATGACCGGAAGGAGAGGCACCACGAGAAAGATCACAAGCGAAATCATAGCATGGGACACATTTCTAGCAAGAGCAGTGACAAACTGAATCTAGTTACCAAAACCAAAACGGACCCTGCGAAAACTTTGGGAACGCCCCTGTGTCCTCGAATGGAAGATGTTCCCTTGTTAGAGCCGCTGATATGTAAAAAGATAGCACATGAAAGACTGACTGTACTAATATTTCTTGAAGACTGTATAGTCACTGCTTGTCAGGAGGGATTTATTTGCACATGGGGAAGGCCTGGTAAAGTG
- the WDR20 gene encoding WD repeat-containing protein 20 isoform X13 codes for MRSLTFLPSGHSKRLIDKSRVTCVRWVPGSESLFLVAHSSGNMYLYNVEHTCGTTAPHYQLLKQGESFAVHTCKSKSTRNPLLKWTVGEGALNEFAFSPDGKFLACVSQDGFLRVFNFDSVELHGTMKSYFGGLLCVCWSPDGKYIVTGGEDDLVTVWSFVDCRVIARGHGHKSWVSVVAFDPYTTSVEEGDPMEFSGSDEDFQDLLHFGRDRANSTQSRLSKRNSTDSRPVSVTYRFGSVGQDTQLCLWDLTEDILFPHQPLSRARTHTNVMNATSPPAGSNGNSVTTPGNSVPPPLPRSNSLPHSAVSNAGSKSSVMDGAIASGVSKFATLSLHDRKERHHEKDHKRNHSMGHISSKSSDKLNLVTKTKTDPAKTLGTPLCPRMEDVPLLEPLICKKIAHERLTVLIFLEDCIVTACQEGFICTWGRPGKVVSFNP; via the exons ATGAGATcattgacattctt GCCCAGTGGGCACAGCAAG AGACTAATAGACAAGTCACGAGTTACCTGTGTCAGATGGGTTCCCGGTTCGGAAAGCCTTTTCCTAGTAGCCCACTCGAGTGGGAACATGTACTTGTATAATGTGGAGCACACTTGTGGCACCACAGCCCCCCACTACCAGCTTCTGAAGCAGGGAGAGAGCTTTGCCGTGCACACATGCAAGAGCAAATCCACGAGGAACCCTCTCCTTAAGTGGACGGTGGGCGAGGGGGCCCTCAACGAGTTTGCTTTCTCCCCAGATGGCAAGTTCTTAGCGTGCGTGAGCCAGGACGGGTTTCTGCGGGTGTTCAACTTTGACTCAGTGGAGCTGCACGGTACGATGAAAAGCTACTTTGGGGGCTTGCTGTGTGTGTGCTGGAGCCCGGATGGCAAGTACATCGTGACAGGTGGCGAGGACGACTTGGTGACAGTCTGGTCCTTTGTAGACTGCCGAGTAATAGCTAGAGGCCATGGGCACAAGTCCTGGGTCAGTGTTGTAGCGTTTGACCCTTATACCACTAGCGTAGAAGAAGGTGACCCTATGGAGTTTAGTGGCAGCGATGAGGACTTCCAAGACCTTCTTCATTTTGGCAGAGATCGAGCAAATAGTACACAGTCCAGGCTCTCCAAACGGAACTCTACAGACAGCCGCCCCGTAAGTGTCACGTATCGGTTTGGTTCCGTGGGCCAGGACACACAGCTCTGTTTATGGGACCTTACAGAAGATATCCTTTTCCCTCACCAACCCCTCTCAAGAGCAAGGACACACACAAATGTCATGAATGCCACGAGTCCTCCTGCTGGAAGCAATGGGAACAGTGTTACAACGCCCGGGAACTCTGTGCCCCCTCCTCTGCCACGGTCCAACAGCCTTCCACATTCAGCAGTCTCAAATGCTGGCAGCAAAAGCAGTGTCATGGACGGGGCCATTGCTTCTGGGGTCAGCAAATTTGCAACACTTTCACTACATGACCGGAAGGAGAGGCACCACGAGAAAGATCACAAGCGAAATCATAGCATGGGACACATTTCTAGCAAGAGCAGTGACAAACTGAATCTAGTTACCAAAACCAAAACGGACCCTGCGAAAACTTTGGGAACGCCCCTGTGTCCTCGAATGGAAGATGTTCCCTTGTTAGAGCCGCTGATATGTAAAAAGATAGCACATGAAAGACTGACTGTACTAATATTTCTTGAAGACTGTATAGTCACTGCTTGTCAGGAGGGATTTATTTGCACATGGGGAAGGCCTGGTAAAGTGGTAAGTTTTAATCCTTAA